In bacterium, the genomic window TTTAACGGTCAGGGTTGGCACCCCCCGAGCCCCTCCCCAGTGTCTGAATCGCAGTATACTAATAGCCTGTCACCTTGTTCCGCGTCACGATAATCGGACGGATGAAATCATCCCCGGCACAGGCATCGACCTCTTGAGAATCTTCTGGCTCAATTGGACTTGAGAAGGTCTACGGACGGCTGGAGATTCGTTTGCGGGATTTGGGACTGATGAGGTAGGGGGCGCCAGGCTCTTTCACGGTTTGTGCACTCCTTGTTGCCATGGGGTTCCGCACCGTTACAGAGAGAATGGATTGACCGGGATTAAGATCTTCTGTCCAAAGTTCAGAGCATTTGGCCTTGTGTGCGGCCACCACAATCAGGGCATCCCAAAATGAAATCCGATTCAAGATGCTGGCATCGATAGCCTCCCGAACCATGGTTACGTCAACCGGCACGATCTCCATCGGGGGAAATGAATCAATGAGTTGTTTCGCCACCAGGGGATCCACCAGAAGTTTCCGGGTAACGGCGACATAAAATTCCTGCATCACCTGGGTTGAAATCACCCCTTGACCACTGTCGTGAACCTGTTTCAACAACGTCCTTGCCTGCTGAGATCGAACGGGGTCATGGATATCCACGGTGTACACCAGGATATTGGTATCGAGAAAAATTTTAGCCACGGTGCAGTTCCTCCCGACTCCAACGCTTCCCGCGGGAACTTCCTTTCGCCCGGTCAGCCACGGCAAAGAACTCGTCACACGCGCCCCTCGACTGCTCGCGTACCACAGTTTGTTGGAGCAGGCGGCGGATCAGACCATTCAGCGACGTATGGTGTTCCCGGGCATATAATCGGCCTGCTTCGAAAATGGTGTCATCCAAGGCAATTGTCACGTTTCGCATACATTTATCTCCACATAACCTGCGTCCACACTATATGTGTATTCTTCAAACGATGCAATTGTTTTCAAATCGCCACAGTATCATACGTTGCTAAACACGCATATTATTGACCCAACGCCTATTGGCTCGCCTGACTTTTGCCGGACTCTTTCTGCTCTGGCTCCTGTTCTTGAGGCGGAACTTCGGCTTCCACCATTGGCGAAACCGATGAAGGCGATGCCGGTGTTGGCTCTGACTCGGAAGGCGGTGCCACCTGGGATTCGGATTCAACAGCCGGAGGCGATGGCTCACTGGCGGGTGGCATCACAACGACGGGTTCCACCACCGGCAACACCGGCTCCAGATTTTGAGGAGGAACTTCAGCTGGCCGGTACCGGATGATCGGGCCGCAGACATATCCCATCGGTGCAGTTGTGAGCGACTATGATGGCAGCAACGTCCTGTTGAAAAGCGGGGAGCGGATTCCGGCACAAACGATGGTATGGGCGGCAGGCGTACGAGCGGAGCGTTAGTAACAAAGGAGGCGAAGTATGAACGCAAAAGTAGATCAGGATTTATGCATCGGGTGCGGTTTATGTGAGCAGATCTGTCCCGAGGTGTTCAAGATGGAAGGCGATAAAGCTGTCGCATCCGGCGCTGTGGTTCCCAAAGAAGTCGAGGGGTCGTGCAAAGAAGCAGCCGATGGGTGTCCCGTATCGGCGATCTTGATCGGCCCATAAGGAGAAACAGTATTGATCAGGGAGCGGCTGGCTGCCAGTTGATTTTAATACCACACACGCCAGAGAAACAGCCCTTCAGGCGGAGCGGTGGGCACACGGGCAGTCCGGACTTTAGATGCCAGGATCTCCTTCACTTCTTCCAGAGGAACAGCTCCTTCCCCTACCCGCAGGAGGAGTCCGGTCAGGCTACGCACCATTTTGTAGAGAAAGCCCTCGCTGGCCGCACGAATGATAATTTGTGAACCAACCCGTTTGACCGACAGGGAAAAAACTTCCCGAACCGTGCTTTCGACAATGCGATTGGGATTGGCCGTGAATGCGGCAAAGTCGTGCCTCCCTACCAGAACACTCGCGGCCGCCTGCATGGCTTTGACATCAAGGGGTCTCCGGATATAGACCGCATAATGCCGCCGGGTCGGATTCATGACCTTGGCATTCCAGATAAAATACCGGTATTCTTTTTTGACAGCACTGCGCCGGGCGTGAAAGTCGTGTTTGGCGCGGGCCACCTTAAGTATACGGATATCCTGTGAAAGCCTGGCGTTCATGCCATTCAATAGCTGCCAACATACCCATTTTTTTGAGAGATCAAAATGGGCCACCTGACCTTCGGCATGGACACCCTGATCGGTTCGCCCGCTACCGTGAACCTTGATGATTTCACCCGTCAGGTATTGCAGCACTTCTTCAATGCGTTGCTGCACCGTCATATGATTCGGCTGCACCTGCCAACCAGCATAGGCGCTCCCATCATAGGCAACCGTGATCCGATAACGGAAGGTTGGTGCTTTTGGCTTAAAGTGTTCGTCCATATACATGCAATATAACAAGTTATTGGTTACGCCACCACTCTTGACTTCGACTGCTCCAATCTGCACCATCTCAGCCATGGTTTTTGAGCTCAAAGTGAATAAGGTTCACGTTTTCGGCAACCTGGTGGCAGGCGGCAAGAACATGATTCCGATCATGATCGCCGCCGTGTTGCTGTCCGGTTTCCGGTCCGCCACCTTTTCCCTCGAACACCTGCAGGCAGGCGCCCCCCCTATTGCCAATACCCTTCTGATAGCCTGGTTAAACGGTTCTGTGCTGGGGCCCCTCCTGCTTCCCTGGCTGCCCGGGAACAGCCTGACGGCGAAGGGGTGGATGGCGGGCCTGTTGGGGTTACTATTTTTCCCGGCGTTTTGTTTCTTTCTCCATCTGGAACCCCTGGATGTTTTGATGGCGCTGCTTGTGATCCCTTCTGTTTCTTCAACAATCATGACGAAAACTCCCAACCCGATTCATCTGGCCTTGATGGCTTTAGCCACAGGGATCTGGATCACGGCAAGGTTTATATAATATGGCAAAATACAGTATTTCTTGTGGCGGAACCGGAGGCCATGTGTTTCCGGGAATGGCAACCGGTTTGGCACTTCAGAAAAACGGACACGAAGTGGCGCTCTGGTTGTCCGGTAAAGCGATTGAAGCCGCAACCCGGCACGCGTGGTCGGGGCAGGTTATCAACATTGATTCCGCCAAAATCTCATTCCATCCTCTCCGATTGCCCAAAACCATTCTGACGGTGGTCCGTGCGTTCCGCGCCAGCGTGAAGGCTCTCCGCACACAAAAGCCATCGGCACTGCTCGCTATGGGAAGCTACTCATCACTCGGCCCCGTTCTTGCCGCAAGTTATTTGAAAATTCCGGTTATCCTGCATGAGGCCAACGTCATTCCGGGGAAAGCCATATCTTTTCTTTCGCGGTTTGCCACGGCCATTGCCATTACCTTTCCTGAAACACGCAACTATCTCAAGCATAGGCATATCCATGAGACCGGTCTTCCGATTCGAAAGCAAATGGAAGAGGCCGCCGCAGTGCCAAGTGATCTACCTGCCCATTTCACAGTACTGACCATGGGGGGAAGTCAAGGTGCCCAGCACCTCAATGAGATGGTGCCCGTGGCACTGGGACTTCTGGGTGAAGCGAGGATTCCTGTCGAGGCCATTCATCTTGCCGGCGAGAAAGCAAAACCATCGGTTAGGGAGGCCTATCGCAAAGCTGGCGTCCCCGCAACCGTATATGGCTTCTGCTCTGATATGGTTTCGGTCTATCGAAAAACCAGCCTGGCGATTTCAAGATCCGGGGCTAACTCATGCCTCGAGCTCGCACTATTCGGGATCCCGGCCATTCTCATTCCCCTCCCCACTTCCGCCCGCGACCACCAAAAAGCCAACGCCAAAGCCATGATGGACGCCGGAGCAGCCATCATGCTGGAACAGTCCACACTCACCCCGGATTTGCTGGCAGAACACCTTCGTAAACTCGCCACCACCTCCGGCGAAATAAACAGAATGCGGGCACAGGCCAAAGCACGAGCCTCAACTGGTGCCGACCAATCCCTCGCAGATTTAATTGTGAAAGTCGGTAACAGTCGGTAAGGTAAAGGCGTTTTTTGACCAACTGTCGGGAGTGACTATGCGTATTGAAAATGGAACTGTTGCCAGCCATAACCCCATGGGCCCCTATTACCGGGTGCTCACTTTAAACTTGCCGGAACTAGCGAACTCGGCCCTTCCGGGACAGTTTGTTCATCTCCGCATAACGAGTTTACATGATGCGGTGTTAAGAAGACCATTTAGTATTTACAAGGTTGAGGAAAAACACCTTTCAATCCTCTATAAGTCGGTTGGGCGGGGTACGGTAACCATGCAGGCACTCAAAGAAGGTGATTCCGTCAGTATTGTCGGCCCACTGGGCAATGGGTTCCCGCTGACCCTTCAGCCCGGAACCACGCCGGTATTAATTGGCGGGGGCTATGGTGTGGCCCCCTTGTATTTTCTGGCACGACGCATGACTCGACGCGGCCTTCTGTTTGTGGGGGGCGCCAAGGCGGTGGATATTCTTCTCGCGGAGGACTTCAAGGCCCTCGGGTGGGATGTCCGTATTGCCACTGATGATGGATCATTGGGAGATAAAGGGCTGGTAACCGCTCCCCTGGACGCCTGGCTGAAAGCCGGCATGGGTTCGGTGCTCCCGGAATTCTATGCCTGCGGACCCAACGGCATGTTGAAGGCTGTCGGTGACCGCGCCATCAAAGGGAACCAGAAGGCCTGGCTCTCGCTTGATCGACATATGGGATGTGGCGTGGGTGCCTGCCTCGCCTGTGTGCAGAAGGTCCGCCTAAGTGGGCAGGAAACCCTGGCGCGGGTTTGCAAAGATGGCCCCATATTTGAATCGCGTGAGGTAATTTGGGATGACTAACATGAAACCGACTCTTGATATCAACCTCGCCGGCATCCGGATGAAAAATCCGGTGATGGTGGCTTCCGGCACTTTTGGGTATGGCCCGGAATATGCCGAACTTGTTGATTTGAACAAGCTTGGCGCGATCGTGGTCAAGGGCATCAGCCTGGAGCCCTGGGCGGGAAACAAAACCCCGCGGATGGTTGAAGTTTCCGGCGGCCTGATCAATGCCATCGGACTTCAGAACCCGGGAACCAAAGGGTTTACCGAGAAGTATATGCCGTTTCTTCGCAAGTATGATGTGCCCGTGATTGTCAATATCTGGGGCAAGACACTTGAAGAGTATATCGCTGTGGCGGAATGGTTCGAAAAGGTCGAGGGCGTTCATGCGCTGGAGATCAATATTTCCTGTCCCAACGTCAAGGCGGGCGGCAGTTCGTTTGGAGTCCATCTCGATTCCACCGCGCGCGTCGTCGCTGGCGTGCGTGCCAAAACAAAATTACCCATTATTCCCAAACTGGCGCCGAATGTCTCCGATATCGGAGCCTTTGCCAAAGTCTGCGAAGATAACGGTGCGGATGCCATTTCGTTAATCAACTCCTTCCCGGCCATGGCCATTGATATCGAGACACGAAAGCCGATTCTGGCCAATATTTCTGGGGGCCTGAGTGGTCCGGCCATTCATCCTATTGCCTTGAAACTGGTTTATGAGGCGGCCAAGGCCGTGAACATTCCTTTGATCGCCATTGGCGGCATTACGTCAGCTAAAGAAGCCATTGAATTTATGATCGCAGGCGCTTCCGCCGTGTCTGTGGGAACCGCAAATTTCATCGAACCCCGTACCTCGTTGCAAGTGGTAGAGGGAATTTCTGATTATCTCATCCGGCATAACATGACAAAAGTCCAGGATCTCGTCCGAAGTATCAAGTTATGAAAAATCCCCGCCAGATTGCCTTTTGGATGATTCTGATTGTAAGTGTTATTCTCAGCATCTGGTGGATATTCTACGTACCCTACCGGCCCGATCGGGTTTTTGATGCTATTCCTGCCGGTACGTCCTGGGTGAGCGTTCATCAAAATTTAGCGGGCGACTGGGATGCACTCGTGAATAACCCTTTACTCAGTCGTGTATTCAAGGCCGCAGAAACCAATGAGGGAGCCATGGCCGCACTTCGCACAAACGAAGTCGCACGAAAATGGATCACCAAACTCACCTCGGCCCAGACTGTGGTGGCCTACAGCCCGGCCATGGGCTCAATGCAGAAACCGGCACTGATCGCCGCCTCCTGGATTGGAACCCAAAGCCGCCTCCTGCGCTGGCAAATGGCTTGGATCAAAACCCGTGAGCTCACACCCGTTTATCTGGATAATGGGAATCTGACCATCTGGATGAGCCATGAGAAAATAGGGAAGTCCAACATGCGGCTTTCATTGGCATTGTCCGAAGGACTTATCCTGGCCTGTGTATCAGAAGACCCGATTGGCGTGCGCACACTTCTTGAATCGGCTGAGCATTATCCATACCGCCATACAGTCTCTGAATCAGGACGGCCCGCCCTGGTAGAAACAATGCTAGGCGGCTCACCCCACCATTGGGGCTGGTTTGAAGCCAGTCAGAATCCCTTGGCGTTTCAATTGGACATCAAGCCGGAAACTCTCAGTCTTGAGATGAGCGGAACCGGAAAACTCCCCCCTGCCCTCAACCTGAAGGAAGCGGAGGGAACCGGAAACGCCTTGAACCTTATCGGTAAAACTTCCGATTTTGCTGCACTTCTGCCATTGAGTTGGGCGTCTGAGTTCATTCCAGCAGAGCCTTCGTCACTTCTGCTCAAAACATTACGTGAACTGGCCGATACCACGGGGACCCCGACTAATGCCCTGGCTTTCGTAGCCCTTCTGGATCAGAACCACAACGGGCGGATTCGAGGGCCGATCAATAAGAATTTAAGAGGCCTGATAAAAGGGGTCAAGGCTCCGACGCTCCTGTTGGGTATGCAAATTCAGAGTGATGCGGAAGCCGACAAGCGCATCAATCAGGCATTGACGAAACTCAACAGTCAGTTCGGGATGGAGTTGACGGCCGGCCCGTTCGAGCCGGAAAGCGGCTTGCGGATCACATCGATTCTGGACTCCCAGAAAAGTTTTTACAGTGCCTTTGAACCGGAAGAGCGGGTTGTCTACGTGGTTCGCGGCAACTGGCTGATCATCGCCAGCAATGGTGCGATACTTAAAAGACTCCTGACTGAACAGAATAGTGAAGGCAGGAATGACTGGAAACTGGATCCTGCAGCCTTACCAGCAGCCAGCGCCTGGGCTAATTTGAATGGAATGGGGCAAACTCTTAAAAATGCGACGGGAGTCGCCAAGCTTGCAACCATGTTGGATTCATCCAACGGTTCTCAGGAAATTCGCGATAAGCTGGACCAGGCAGGAACTGCGGCTGCCGTACTTCGAGAATTGGGCCAAGCCAACTTGTCAGTCAATTCAGCCCCCACCGGATTCAAACTCAAGCTCGTCATTGGTGAACGCCAGTAAACGTTAAGCCTTTCGGCCCGGATTACCCAACAGCCCCTCCCCGTGCAGCCAATGCAGATATTGTGATCGTATTACTGATCGTTACGATGCGTACATACTGTTGACCCGAGCCATATATCACGGGTCTGGACTATGATGGGATACATGCTAAAATTCATACTGAAAATAACAAGAAAATGAATACCATGAAACTATTTGAGTCATTCAAGTTGGGGTCAGTAGAGTTGAAAAACCGCATCGTCATGGCTCCCATGACCCGCTCCCGAGCCGTTGGGAACTTGGCCAACACAATGGTAGCTGAATACTATTCCCAAAGAGCCGGCACCGGTTTGATAATAACAGAGGGAACCTCCCCGTCCCCCAACGGATTAGGGTATGCCCGCATTCCCGGGCTCTATTCGGTGGAGCAGACTGCTTCCTGGAATCAGGTAACCTGTGGAGTTCATGCTCAGGGCGGACGAATTTTCCTGCAGATGATGCACGGCGGACGGGTGGGCAATAAGCTTAACCTGCCACCGGGCGCAGCACTGTTGGCCCCCTCCACAGTGGCCGTGAAAGGGAAAATCTGGACGGATAGTCAAGGTGAACAGCCCTACGACATGCCCCGGGCGATGACCCCGGGCGATATCCAGAGGATCATTAATGAATACGTCCAGACCGCGCGTAATGCCCTTACTGCGGGCTTTGACGGTGTTGAAATTCATGGAGCCAACGGCTATCTGATCAACCAGTTTCTGGATCCAGCTTCTAATCAACGTAATGATGCCTATGGTCGTGACCACGCTGGTCGAAATCGTTTTGCCTGTGAGGTCGCGACGGAGATCATTGCGGCCATTGGGGCCGACCGGGTAGGCATCCGCCTCTCCCCTTACGGTATGTTCAACGATATGAGCGGGGCCTATGCGGGAATCGCCGGGCAGTATACTGAATTAGCCGCAGCGCTAGGCAAACTCGGTCTGGCCTACCTCCATCTCGTCGACCACTCGTCCATGGGTGCCCCGAAACCCGAGACCGCTACAGTCCAGGCCATGTGTCATGGTTTTCGTGCTGCGGGGGGCCGCATCATTCTATCCGGCGGCTATGACCGTGATCGGGCCGAAGCGGATTTACAAAGCGGGGCCGCAGACTTAGTGGCCTTTGGTCGCCCTTTCATTGCCAACCCGAATCTGGTCGAGCGACTCAAAACAGGCACTCCTCTGGCATCACCAGATATGTCGACATTCTATACTCCCGGCCCCAAGGGATATACTGATTATCCCGGTTAAGGAATCGACAGGGGTGAATCCAATCGGGGAACGAGTCATGAACAATATCAACGACAAACGAAGCAAACTCCTGCGTGACTTGCTTGCCTCTGGAACCGGGACCATTCATCTGGCCGGTATTTGCGGGGTGGGAATGGCGGGGCTTGCCGTGCTTCTCAAGGCCCGCGGCTTCCGGATAACGGGCTGTGATCTGATGCTGAATAAGCTGGCGGGCTGGCTCACTGAACGAGGGATTGATGTCAGTAATCAGCATTCTCCAGATCACATCACGCCCGAAGTCAACTGGGTCATCCGCAGTGCCGCTGTCTCCGAGGCTTCCGCAGAAATTCAGGCGGCGTTACAAAAGAACATCCCGATCTATAAACGGGGTGAAGTGTTGCCCGCTTTACTGGAACTATCAGAAACGTCCATTGCCATCGCGGGGACCCATGGCAAAACGACCACCTCAACCTTCACGGCCCAACTATTGGCGTCTGCTGGACGCCAGCCCTCATTCTGCATCGGCGGAGAAGTGGATCCCCTGGGGGGCGTCGCAGGTGCCGGTTCAGGCGACATCACCATCGCTGAAGCCGACGAGAGCGATGGTACCCTCGCCTTGTATCACCCGGACATCGCCGTCATTACCAACATTGATTTTGACCACATGGAACATTTCAGCGGCGTCACGGAATTTGAAGACTGCTTCCGGACATTTATTCAGCAGACCCAAAAATGCCTGATCTACTGCGCGGATGACGAGCGAGCCGCGAAACTCTGTGGCGAGCATGGGCACGGCATTTCATATGGGTTATCTCCCGCGGCCCAACTCCACGCGAAACACCTACAGGAACACACCACTTTCACATCCTTTCAGGTGTCATGGAGAAATCATGACCTTGGCGTTTTTACCGTACCCGCCCCCGGTCGGCATAATGTCCTGAATGCTCTGGCCAGCCTGGCCGTGGGACTCGAACTTGCATTAACTCCAGATCAACTTCGTCAGAGTCTGGCCAAAGTCGTTCTGCCCCGTCGACGCTTTGAGCGCATTATTGACCGCGATGATGTCGTCGTCGTCTCTGATTATGCCCACCACCCGGCTGAAATCACGGCCCTTGTCAGGGCCGCACACCGGCTTGGCCGCCCCCGTACCTTCGGAGTATTCCAGCCTCATCGTTACACCAGAACCCTGGCACTTGGCCCCGACTATCCCCTTGCCTTTGAAGGACTTGACGAAGTCGTGCTGTGTCCCGTTTATGCGGCTTCTGAAAAGCCACTCCCGGGCGGCTCGATTTGGGATCTCTATGCTCATTGCCGGAAGCGCCCCCACCTTCGCACCGTGGTTGCGACCTCCTTGCGGGACGCCTGGGAATATAGCCGAAATCAACTCAGAATAGGTGATCTCTTTCTCATCATCGGGGCGGGTGATGTAGACCGAATCGCCCGATGGGCGCAGGACGACTTGAAGCAAGTTCGTGTGGATGAACTGCATAGCCTGATTGGACGAGCTATCCGCCAGATTGATTTGTCGGCTACCATCGTAAAAGGAAATGAGCCCTTGGCGGGGCGCACGACACTCGGCGTAGGTGGACGGGCGGATCTTTGGATGGAGATTGGCACAGAACACGATCTTGAGAAAATTGCCATCTGGTGCAGCCAGGAAACCATCCCCCTGCAAATTCTCGGTGGCGGAAGCAATGTACTCGTAAGCGATCTGGGCGTCCGGGGGGTAGTCGCCAGACTTGTCGGCGAGCCATTCCGCCGGATTGAGGAACGCGGTGATCTGATTGTAGCCGGTGCTGGAACGCCCCTCGCACGTTTGGCCAGTTGGGCTGAGGAACACCAGAAAACCGGGCTCGAATTCCTAGAAGGCATTCCCGGCACAGTGGGCGGAGCCGTGGTGGGAAATGCCGGGGCCTGCGGCGGCTCAATCGCCAATGTGCTTGCCTGGGTTCGTATTTTGGATCGCGATAACCGGATATGCACCCTGACACGCGAAAATCTCGAATTTGGATACCGGTCCTGCCCGACTTTGCGCGGACAGATCGTGATTGATGCAGGGTTTCGGCTAAACCCCGGGAATTCAGATGCCATTCGCCGGAAACATGAAGAATTAGCAGCGCACCGCGTCTGGGCGAAGGGCCTGCGATCAGCCGGCTCCATATTTAAGAATCCGCCTGGTAATTTCGCAGGAAAGATTATTGAACAGTCGGGATTTAAGGGTTTCACCGTGGGCGGAGCGAGCGTTTCCCTTCATCATGCCAATGTCATCGTAACGCAGTCTGGCGCCACCGCCTCGGATGTGCTGGCCGTGTTGGAAATTATTCGTGAAGTTATCCAGCGAACTCAAGGGGTTCGGTTGGAAACTGAAATCAAAATTATGGAATAAAAGGCTTTTAATGCAGTCCTTTAGAAAAGATGATAACCTGTAAATGTTTCAATAATAGGGAGAGCTTATGACAATCAATGAACTGTCGCGTGATGAAAAACTGGCGTTGGTAGCGCTGACCGAAGTCGCGGTCATCAGTGATCGGGACATCACCGATAACGAGGTCGCACAAGTTGAATCCATTGTGGACGAGATTGGAGAAGATCTCTTCCAGGAATTGGCAGAGGAAGCTGAGAGCCGTTTTTCGGAACGCACCGCGCTGAAAACGTTTCTCACGACCATAACCGATAACGATGCCCGTGAATTGATTTACGGTACGGTGCTCAGCGAAAGTCTGGCCAACACCATCCCTCACGAACAGGCTCAGTTTATGGACTGGCTGGCGATCACATGGAAGCTTCACGTCGATGTTGAGAAAGGTGTGTAGGTTCTGAAAGCACGTGACACCATGGATGCGCTGGCCAGCGGGCTGGCCGTCTTAGTTGATGCCTTCGCGATTTTCGGTGGTTTCCTGGTGGCCATCTGGTTGCGATTCAATAGTGGACTGATCGCCGTAGACAGCATGCCCCCACGCCTGATGTTTATGTACGGTTGGGGTGCTGGCATTGCTACCATCATCTTCCTCTTTATCTTCCGCTCACTCGAACTCTATATTCGCCCCCAGCAGGGACGGTTCCCCGGGAGAATTCCCAGACTCATCAGGGCAATCGGGTTGGGGATACTGATCACCACGGCACTTGCCTTTGCCATACGCCCGGATGATTTCCCTCCCTTCTCCCGTTTGACCATCGCCCTAGCCGCTGGCTTTGTTCTTCTGCTTGTCTTAATCGAGCGCTGGTTGCTGTTCCGGTTGGAGCTTTTTATCGCGCGGCGCGGGACAAACCAAAAACGCATCCTGATCATCGGCACGGACACTGTGGCCGCCCATCTCAAGCGTGGACTGGAGTCCGATCCCCGGCTTCGCTCAACGGTAATAGGTTTTATCGAAACCAATACAGGTGCAGCGGTTCCTGAAATTTCTCCCAACCAGATTTGCGGGCAACTTGAGAAACTGGATGAGATTCTCGACACGCATCCGGCCGACCAGATTATTCTCTCCGACAGCACCATCGGGCATCAGCGCATTTTGGAGATTATCCTGGCGGCTGAACGCAACATGATCACGTTCAATATGGTGCCAGATATCTTCCGGATTATGACCGGCAGCATGGATATGCAAACCGTTGATGACATTCCCTTACTTGGGGTTAGTCGTTGGCCGCTGGACACCTTCTGGAACCAGATGCTAAAACGGTGCGAAGATATCTGCGGAGCCCTCTTGGGGCTTCTTTTTCTGGCTCCGTTATTTGGCATTCTCGCCATGCTGATCAGGCGGTCCTCGCCGGGCCCTGTTTTTTACCGGCAGAAACGGTGTGGCGAAAATGGCAAAGAATTCACCATCTACAAATTCCGCACCATGCAGAGCGATGCCGAAAAAGAGACTGGCCCCGTTT contains:
- a CDS encoding undecaprenyl-phosphate glucose phosphotransferase is translated as MDALASGLAVLVDAFAIFGGFLVAIWLRFNSGLIAVDSMPPRLMFMYGWGAGIATIIFLFIFRSLELYIRPQQGRFPGRIPRLIRAIGLGILITTALAFAIRPDDFPPFSRLTIALAAGFVLLLVLIERWLLFRLELFIARRGTNQKRILIIGTDTVAAHLKRGLESDPRLRSTVIGFIETNTGAAVPEISPNQICGQLEKLDEILDTHPADQIILSDSTIGHQRILEIILAAERNMITFNMVPDIFRIMTGSMDMQTVDDIPLLGVSRWPLDTFWNQMLKRCEDICGALLGLLFLAPLFGILAMLIRRSSPGPVFYRQKRCGENGKEFTIYKFRTMQSDAEKETGPVWAVENDPRRTALGSFLRRTNIDELPQLWNVLRGDMSLIGPRPERPHFVEKFKDDIDRYIWRHASKPGMTGWAQVNGLRGNTSIAERIKYDLYYLENWSLSLDFKILLRTFSAQKNAY